The sequence below is a genomic window from Flavobacterium lipolyticum.
GCTGTTACCCTGAAATTTCAAGACAAGTTACACTCGAAGCGCAACAAAGAGGCATCGAGCAATTATTTTTAGAACAACCTTTATTGTTCAGCGAAATGTTATTGAATGGCCGTATTAAACAATTTGAAAATGCGATTGAAGAACCTCACAATGTAGTTTTTATCGACCGTGGAATTCCCGATGTTGTAGCTTACATGGATTACATTAATGATGATTATCCTGAAAGTTTTGTAAAAGCCTGTGAGGATTATAAATATTCAAAAACTTTCATTTTACCGCCATGGGAAGAAATTTACGAAAGCGACACCGAGCGTTACGAAAATTTTGAGCAGGCCGAAAAAATCCAAAAACACCTTGTTGATACCTATAAAAAATATGGCTACGAATTAATTGAAGTACCTAAAGATACGGTTGAAAACAGAATTCTTTATATCTTAGATAAAATTTAGGCAGGCGTTTAAAGTTGCAAAACTAGAAACTGATTTCTAAATTTTTTAACTTTAAAACACGACCAATGCCACAAGCACAGGAAATTCTTTCAAAATACTGGAAACACGACAGTTTCAGACCGATGCAAAAGGAGATTATTGACTCTGTTTTGGACGGTCAGGATACCTTTGCCCTGCTGCCGACAGGTGGAGGAAAATCGATTTGTTTTCAGGTTCCAAGTATGATGCTGGAAGGCATTTGCTTAGTCATTTCACCTTTGGTTGCTCTTATGAAAGATCAGGTTGCCAACCTGCAAAAACGCAACATAAAAGCTATTGCACTAACAGGAGGTATTCATACCGAAGAAATCATAGATCTTCTTGACAATTGCCAATACGGCAATTACAAGTTTTTATATCTTTCTCCCGAAAGACTGCAATCAGACTGGATACTGGAACGCATTAAAAACCTTCCTATTAATCTAATTGCAATCGACGAAGCGCATTGTGTTTCACAATGGGGACACGATTTTCGCCCTGCCTATCTGAAAATTTCAGAACTTAAAAAATATTTTTCAAAGATTCCGTTTTTAGCTTTAACTGCAACAGCAACACCCAGAGTCATCGAAGACATTAAAACAGAACTGGGATTAAAAGACCCCGTACTTTTTCAGCAATCTTTTGAAAGAAAAAATATTGCCTACATGGTTTTTGAAGTCGAAGACAAGCTGTATCGCACCGAACAAATCTTAAAGAAAAACCCGCAGCCCTCTATTATATATGTACGAAATCGAAAATCGTGCATCAACCTTTCCTCTCAATTACAATCATTAGGTTTTACTGCAACCTATTACCATGGCGGACTTTCGGCTAAAGAAAAAGACAAAAACATGCAGCTTTGGATGTCGGAACAAGCACAGGTAATTGTAGCGACTAATGCGTTTGGAATGGGAATCGACAAAGACAATGTAAAAACAGTCATTCACACACAACTACCCGAAAACTTAGAAAACTATTATCAGGAATCCGGAAGAGCCGGACGAAATGGAGAAAAAGCTTTTTCGGTATTGCTCTTTAATAATTCAGATGCCACTCAGACTGAACAGCAGTTTTTAAGCATTCTGCCCGATAAAAAGTTTCTAAAAGCAATGTATATAAAACTCTGTAACTATTTTCAAATTGCGTACGGAGAAGGTTTAGACGAGTCCTTTTCTTTTAAACTAAATAACTTTTGCAACAAATACGATTTCCCCACTTTAAAAACATACAATGCATTGCAGTTTTTAAACCAACAGGGAATCATTACTTTGTCGCAGGAATTCTCAGAAAAAATTACTTTACAATTTATAATCGAATCTAAAGAGGTGATTCGATACATGAATCTCAATCCAAACGACGAGGAAATTATATTAGCAATTCTAAGAACTTACCCCGGAGTTTATGAAATTAAAACTCCTTTTAATCTTTCGCTGATTGCAAAAAAATCACACCATACAGAAGAACAGGTTTTATCTCTTTTAGAAAAATTAAAAGAGAAAGAAATTATCGAATACAAAGCCAAAAACAACGATTCAACTGTGTTATTTAATGAAGTGCGTGAAGACGAATTAACTATAAATCGCGTTTCTAAATATCTGGAAAAACAGAATGAACTCAAAAAAGAACAACTTTCTTCCGTCCTCTATTATATAAAAGAAAACAAAACCTGTAAAAACAGATTGATTCTGGATTATTTTGGAGAAGAAACCAACGAAAATTGTGGCGTTTGCTCCTATTGCATTACGCTAAAAGGCAAAATCACTGAAGCCGATTCGATTGCAGATAAAATTCTGTATTTGTTAAAATCAACCGCTTTGACTTCTAGAGAAATTCAGTCTCAAATTAAAATGGATGCCAATGATATTATTTTGGTACTTCAGAAATTATTAGAAAACAATCATATCACCATACTGGCGAACAATAAATACACTTTAAAATCATAATGGAAAAATTGAGAATTATTTTCATGGGGACTCCCGAATTTGCTGTCGGCATTTTGGACACCATTCTTAAAAACAACTACGATGTCGTGGGTATAATTACTGCAGCAGACAAACCTGCAGGACGCGGACAAAAAATAAAATACTCAGCAGTAAAAGAATATGCATTAGCAAATAACCTTACGTTACTTCAGCCAACAAACTTAAAAGACGAGACTTTTTTAGCGGAGTTAAAAGCGCTGAATGCAAATTTACAAATTGTAGTTGCCTTCAGAATGCTTCCAAAAGTAGTCTGGGAAATGC
It includes:
- a CDS encoding AAA family ATPase, with the protein product MQKQIIVLIGGPGTGKSTLINELVARGYCCYPEISRQVTLEAQQRGIEQLFLEQPLLFSEMLLNGRIKQFENAIEEPHNVVFIDRGIPDVVAYMDYINDDYPESFVKACEDYKYSKTFILPPWEEIYESDTERYENFEQAEKIQKHLVDTYKKYGYELIEVPKDTVENRILYILDKI
- a CDS encoding RecQ family ATP-dependent DNA helicase; this translates as MPQAQEILSKYWKHDSFRPMQKEIIDSVLDGQDTFALLPTGGGKSICFQVPSMMLEGICLVISPLVALMKDQVANLQKRNIKAIALTGGIHTEEIIDLLDNCQYGNYKFLYLSPERLQSDWILERIKNLPINLIAIDEAHCVSQWGHDFRPAYLKISELKKYFSKIPFLALTATATPRVIEDIKTELGLKDPVLFQQSFERKNIAYMVFEVEDKLYRTEQILKKNPQPSIIYVRNRKSCINLSSQLQSLGFTATYYHGGLSAKEKDKNMQLWMSEQAQVIVATNAFGMGIDKDNVKTVIHTQLPENLENYYQESGRAGRNGEKAFSVLLFNNSDATQTEQQFLSILPDKKFLKAMYIKLCNYFQIAYGEGLDESFSFKLNNFCNKYDFPTLKTYNALQFLNQQGIITLSQEFSEKITLQFIIESKEVIRYMNLNPNDEEIILAILRTYPGVYEIKTPFNLSLIAKKSHHTEEQVLSLLEKLKEKEIIEYKAKNNDSTVLFNEVREDELTINRVSKYLEKQNELKKEQLSSVLYYIKENKTCKNRLILDYFGEETNENCGVCSYCITLKGKITEADSIADKILYLLKSTALTSREIQSQIKMDANDIILVLQKLLENNHITILANNKYTLKS